TTATACCTGAGCAGCTATTAGCATTAAGCCAAGATGACCGTGTTATAGCGATTGGTGAAACGGGGTTAGATTATCACTACGCACCTGAAACAAAAGCGCTACAGCTTGATTCATTTAAAAAGCATATTCACGTAGCCAAAGAATTAAATAAACCACTGATTATTCATACTCGTGAGGCACAGCAAGATACTTTAGCGTTACTTCGTAGTGAAGGGGCAGATCAGGTAGGCGGTATACTGCATTGTTTTACAGAAAACTGGGAGATGGCTGAGCAAGCAATTAAAATGGGTTTTTACATCTCTTTTTCAGGTATCGTTACCTTTAAAAATGCCACTGCATTAAGAGAAGTCGCTGCTTTAGTACCTGATGATAAATTTTTGATTGAAACTGATGCGCCGTATCTTGCGCCTGTTCCTCATCGTGGTAAAGAAAATCAACCCGCATATGTTGTAGAAGTTGCCAAACATCTGGCAAGTATTCGAGGTCAATCTGTTGAAGAAATAGCTAAACTCTCAACGGATAACTTCAACCGTCTTTTTAAGTTATAAATGACTCTTGTTTTGATTAAATCTAAATAAATATTAATAAATTGAATAAAAAAAAGCCCAAACAATCGTTTGGGCTCAAAGATTGGCTCAGGGGTTTGAGCCGTGCGCTAATGAACCATTATCTGGTCATTAAGATAAAAACAAAAATAAACTAGGTTTGTAACACAATTAACTAACATCTTAGCAACAAAAACCTTACGTCATGCCAAGCTTGTGTAATTAAGTTTAGTGTAAGTTTTTTAAATTGCTAATCTTTTTTTGTTTATTTATATTTACCTTTTAAGACAATGCCTTAGCTTGCTTGTAGTGTGACTTTTATTTCTTTTATACTAGTAATTGTCATGGTGATTATACTGGTTTCCCACCAATATCGCATTGGCTTTGCACTGTTTCTGACCTAACTGGTTTAATCACGTAAATTGCTATGATATGTCCCTATTTATCGCATGTTTTTAGGCAATAAAGCGAGGCTTTCCTCAGCAAAACCTACCCCAGCCTCAGTATAAAAGTTAAAGACTTTATCAATGCCGAATGCTTCTAGTTGTTTGCGTTCATCATCGTAGCGGGCTACCGCGGCAATTTTTCCTTTATAATTTGCTGCCGTTAGCTGTTTAGTAATATTAATAATATCTTGTACTGAAGGTAACGCGAGTAACACAAGTTCGAGTTGTGATAGATCGATACTTTCCCAAAAATAGATATCTTCAGCATCACCGTAATAGGCTTGCATTCCTTTACTATTTAACCACGTTATTTTTTCCTTATCAGCATCTAAGCCCCATGCAGGACTAGTACCGTGACTATTAATTGCTTGATAAGCCCCCATTCCAACACGACCCATACCGATGATAACAATAGGGCGCTGGCACGGTTGAGAAAAATTATCTTCTTCAAGTTTGGTTTGTCGTTCAAAACGCGATAAAAATCCTCTGTGTTCGGTAAAAATCGTATGGGCGAACCGATAAATTATATTGGTTAAAATAAAGGATATAGCCATGCTTAATGCAAGGATCACCAGCCAATCATTACTTAGCCATCCAGAAGATACGCTTAACGCGCCAACAATTAAACCAAATTCACTAAAGTTACTCAAAGATAGCGCGCTTAAGAATGCAGTACGACAACGTATTTTTAATAGGGTAAAAATACCGTAGAACATCAAAAACTTAATAGGAACCAATAATATTAATAGTGTCGCTAAACCTAACATCTCTAATGTCGGTATCGCCGTAAAACCAATAGAAAGAAAGAAGCCAATTAAAAATATATCTTTAAAGTTCATTAATGCTTTATTAATTTCAGTCGCTTTAATATGTGAAGCTAAGAACATACCAACAAGCAATGCACCTAAGTCACCTTTAATATTGACCAACTCAAATAACTCATAACTACCTAGTGCGAGAAAGAAACCCATTAATGTAATTAGTTCACCATGGCCAACATGATTAATAACTCTATTAATTAAGGGTTTAATTAAAAATAAACCAAGTAACGAAAAGGCCCAAACCGAGGGTATCTTACCTGTGGCAAAAACTAAAAAAGCAACAGCAATGATATCTTGAATGACCAGAATACTGATGGCTAACTTACCATGGCGAGTACGCATCTCTCCATTTTCTTCTAATAGTTTTATTACACAAACAGTACTACTAAAACTCAAAGCAAAAGCGATCAATGCAGCGGTCATTAAGTCTAAATCACTGAAGTAATTCACCGACATTAACGCGAGTAATTTAACAAAAGTTATGGTGACAACAATCCAAAGTAAGGTATGTAAAGAGCAACCTAACCAAACTTCCGTTTTGAATAGGTTTTTTACGTTAAGCTTCAAACCTATGGTAAACAACATGATGGTAATACCTAAGTCACTTAATACGCTTAAGCTTTCATCGGCTTGATAACCTGCAATGTTTAGGATAAACCCCGCGGCAAGGAAACCGATAGAGGGGGGCAGAGAGATGGTTTTTGCCGCCAAGCCGCAGATGAAAGCGAAAAGTATCCAGATAAAGTCCATAGTATTGCTCTAGTTTTCGTTGATTTACTAAACAGAAATGTTTTGGGTATTATTGAAATTATGCAGGTATATATTTTGATAACTATAAATCAGCAGATGTTAATTTTCTCAGTGAACACCTTAGAAAGTATTCATCGTATTACAGCTAAGTTTACCCTAAAAACAACCTGTTAGACTAGCTTGATTTAACTATTCGTGGCGATTTAGTCGATACCTGTGACCAATCAATATGCATGTTTCAGAGTGCATGGGCAATTTCAATACGAGGCGCGCCTTTGTAGTATTGGTTATTCAGGAGAATATGCTCCTGCATTCTCTAATATGCTACATCCATGTAGCGTCCTTACAAAAAGGTGCAACGATGTAGTGATGTTGCTCAAGCGCTTCTTCTATGGGGCTAAAAGTGATTTATGCGGCGTTATTCATTTGAACAAGGGAGTAACCATTGTTTAAAATAAATGCCTTGCCTAAAGCACTTTTAACTCCCACTGAAATCATGCACTTTGAATGGTAACGGGTATATATTACTTTTGTAACCATTTATCAATTTCGCTATACATAAAATCACGGATGATAGGTTGTGCTTTTGCATTGGGGTGTAAGTTATCATTGAGCATTAGCGAAGAATCAATGGCAACATCTGTCATAAAGTAAGCCATAAGATGGGCGCCCGTTTGATCGGTCACTTTGGTATAGCTATCAGTAAACATTTTACGGTATCTTTGGCCCAAGTTCGGGGGGATTTGAATTTCCATTAAAGCGACTTTCGCGCCATATTGTTGACTCTTGGTCACCAGCTCAGTTAAATGTTTTTGCAATAACTTCACTGGAAAACCTCTGATACCATCATTACCACCCAATTCAATTAGCACATGGCTAGGCTGGTGAGCGTCAAGCCAAGCATCAATTTTTAATAAGGCATTATCCGTAGTTTGACCACTGATCGCTGTATTTATGATGGTGACAGGTTTATTATCTTCTCTATATTTATTTTGTAACAAATGAACCCATGCTTGTGCTTGCTCAAGTCCATAGCCAGCGCTTAAGCTGTCACCAATAAGTAAAATTTTATCATTTGCCATGCTGGTAAATGATAGGTTTGTCAAAATTAAAATAATAATAGATTTTAGGATAAAACGAGTCATGTCAGTACTTTCTCAGTTAAATGTTATTCAAGTGTCAGGGCTTACTAAGCGTGTTAGTACACTTGAAGGAAGCCTTACTATCCTTAGCGATATAAACTTTTCTGTCAAGTCGGGAGAATCAGTAGCTATTGTTGGTGCTTCAGGTTCAGGTAAATCTACGTTATTAAGTTTATTAGCTGGATTAGATGTTGCGAGTCAAGGTGATGTGCACCTCGATGGCGAAGCCTTAAGCACACTTGATGAAGAAGCGCGTGCTCAGGTAAGAGCAGAAAAAATTGGCTTTGTTTTTCAATCATTTATGTTAGTGCAAAGTTTAACCGCACTTGAAAATGTAATGTTGCCAGCAGAGCTCGCAGGCGATCATGATGCTAAAGCCCAAGCAATTGAGTTATTGGATAAAGTAGGACTGTCACATAGGCTTGAGCATTACCCATCTCAACTATCAGGAGGTGAGCAGCAGAGAGTTGCAATTGCGAGAGCATTCATTGGCTCACCTAAGATACTTTTCGCTGATGAGCCTTCAGCGAATCTCGATAGTAAAAATGGACATCTGATTGAAACATTATTATTTGATTTAAATAAACAAAATGGAACTACGTTAGTACTAGTGACTCACGACGAACAGTTAGCGAAGCAATGCCAGCGCATTATACATATTGAAGGTGGTCAATTGGAAAAAATTAGTGAAGGAGCAGCTGTCAATGTGGGTTAAATTGGCTTTTAAGTTATTCTCACGAGAGTTCAGGCGTGGTGAATTAACTATCATCTTTGCAGCAATAGCGTTGGCAGTACTTACCGTTTTTAGTTTGTCTGCAATTACAGAACGAATTGGTTTAAATATCGCACAAAAAAGTAGTGACTTTATTGCCGCCGATCGCCGTTTGTCTAGCAATCACGCTTTTGATCCACAACTACTAACAAAAGCAAACGAACTTGGGCTAAAAACGGCAAAGGTACTCTATTTTGACTCCATGCTGTTTGCTAATGATGAATTGGTATTAGGCTCAGTAAAAGCGGGTTCTAATGCTTACCCTCTCAAAGGTAAGCTTACTATTAAGGACAACTTAACCAGCCAAGCATATGAAGTTGCTACTGGTCCTAAGGCGGGGTCAATTTGGCTTAGCGAAGGTTTATTTTATACGCTTAATGTAAAGGTCGGCGATAATGTTGAATTAGGTGCGGGGATTTTTAACGTCAGTAAAGTGTTAGTGAAAGAGCCTGATGCGCCATTTTTCTCTTTATCTGGTAATAAACGCGTACTATTAAGCTATGAAGATATTCCTGTCACCAAAGCTGTTCAAGCGGGCAGCAGGGTATTTCATCGCCTACTTTTTGCTGGAAATGAACAACAGCTGAGTAATTACTATGCTTGGCTTAAGCCACAACTTAAAAGTAATCAAAACTGGGAAGG
The DNA window shown above is from Colwellia psychrerythraea 34H and carries:
- a CDS encoding TatD family hydrolase is translated as MFIDSHCHLDRLNLSLHDNNLDNVIEAATAAKVTKLLCVSVTLADFPEMAAKTAHYDNVYLTCGAHPLNQKDAIIPEQLLALSQDDRVIAIGETGLDYHYAPETKALQLDSFKKHIHVAKELNKPLIIHTREAQQDTLALLRSEGADQVGGILHCFTENWEMAEQAIKMGFYISFSGIVTFKNATALREVAALVPDDKFLIETDAPYLAPVPHRGKENQPAYVVEVAKHLASIRGQSVEEIAKLSTDNFNRLFKL
- a CDS encoding cation:proton antiporter family protein; the protein is MDFIWILFAFICGLAAKTISLPPSIGFLAAGFILNIAGYQADESLSVLSDLGITIMLFTIGLKLNVKNLFKTEVWLGCSLHTLLWIVVTITFVKLLALMSVNYFSDLDLMTAALIAFALSFSSTVCVIKLLEENGEMRTRHGKLAISILVIQDIIAVAFLVFATGKIPSVWAFSLLGLFLIKPLINRVINHVGHGELITLMGFFLALGSYELFELVNIKGDLGALLVGMFLASHIKATEINKALMNFKDIFLIGFFLSIGFTAIPTLEMLGLATLLILLVPIKFLMFYGIFTLLKIRCRTAFLSALSLSNFSEFGLIVGALSVSSGWLSNDWLVILALSMAISFILTNIIYRFAHTIFTEHRGFLSRFERQTKLEEDNFSQPCQRPIVIIGMGRVGMGAYQAINSHGTSPAWGLDADKEKITWLNSKGMQAYYGDAEDIYFWESIDLSQLELVLLALPSVQDIINITKQLTAANYKGKIAAVARYDDERKQLEAFGIDKVFNFYTEAGVGFAEESLALLPKNMR
- a CDS encoding arylesterase, giving the protein MTRFILKSIIILILTNLSFTSMANDKILLIGDSLSAGYGLEQAQAWVHLLQNKYREDNKPVTIINTAISGQTTDNALLKIDAWLDAHQPSHVLIELGGNDGIRGFPVKLLQKHLTELVTKSQQYGAKVALMEIQIPPNLGQRYRKMFTDSYTKVTDQTGAHLMAYFMTDVAIDSSLMLNDNLHPNAKAQPIIRDFMYSEIDKWLQK
- a CDS encoding ABC transporter ATP-binding protein, with translation MSVLSQLNVIQVSGLTKRVSTLEGSLTILSDINFSVKSGESVAIVGASGSGKSTLLSLLAGLDVASQGDVHLDGEALSTLDEEARAQVRAEKIGFVFQSFMLVQSLTALENVMLPAELAGDHDAKAQAIELLDKVGLSHRLEHYPSQLSGGEQQRVAIARAFIGSPKILFADEPSANLDSKNGHLIETLLFDLNKQNGTTLVLVTHDEQLAKQCQRIIHIEGGQLEKISEGAAVNVG